The following nucleotide sequence is from Campylobacter coli 76339.
ACATCTAAAACTTATACTCACAAGGGAAAATAAAACTATAGAAGCTTTATTTTTTAATTTTGACAAAGAGCCTCAATTGTGTGAAAATATCAATTTGCTTGGAAGTATTTCTAAGAATGAATTTAGAGGATTAGCAACCCCGCAATTTATTATCAAAGAAATTTTATAAATATTTATAAAATTTTTATTTATTATTTATTAATATTATATATATGTTTCATTGCGAAACTTAAATTTAATAAATAAGGGGGCTTTGTGAAAAAGTTACTATTGTGCGTATGGGTATTTTTATCTATAGGAGTATGTATGGCAGAAGCCAAACCAAAAATTGCTATTTTAGCAACAGGTGGAACTATAGCAGGTTCTATTGATAGTGCTGTGGCTACAACAGGCTATACAGCAGGGGTTGTGGGTGTAGATGTTTTAATCAAAGCAGTTCCGCAAATTCAAGATTTGGCTGATATCAGCGGGGAACAAGTAGCAAATATTGACAGTTCCAATATGCGTGATGAAATTTGGTTAAAGCTTGCTAAAAAAATCAATAAGCTTTTTGATGAGGGTGTAGATGGTATAGTTATCACTCACGGTACTGATACCATGGAAGAAACCGCTTATTTTCTAAATTTAACAGTTAAAAGTGATAAGCCTGTGGTTTTAGTTGGCGCTATGCGTCCATCAACTGCTATAAGCGCAGATGGCCCAAAAAATCTTTACAATGCTGTAGCATTAGCTGCTGATAAAGAAGCTAAAAACAAAGGCGTTATGGTAGCCATGAACGATAAAATTTTAAGTGCTAGGGGTGTGTCAAAAACCCATAGTTTAAATGTTGATGCTTTTTCTTCTCCTGATTTTGGAGATTTGGGTTATATAGTAGATGGAAAAGTTTTCTTCTACAATAACATAAGTAAAGCACACACAAAAAATACTCCTTTTGATGTAAGCAAACTCACAAGCTTGCCAAAGGTAGATATACTTTATACTTACTCAAACGATGGTAGTGGTATCGCTGCGAAAGCTTTGTTTGACAATGGAACCAAGGGTATTGTTGTAGCAGGAAGTGGCGCAGGAAGTATACATGAAGATCAAAAAAATGTTTTAAAAGAACTCATTAAACAAGGACTTGATGTTGTTGTAAGTTCAAGGATTGCAGCAGGACGCGTTGCGGTAAGTGATGCGGATAAGAAATTAGGCTTTATCAGTGCTGAAGATTTAAATCCACAAAAAGCTAGAGTTCTTTTGATGCTAGCTCTTACAAAAACAAATGATTCTAAAAAAATTCAGGAGTATTTCTTAAAATATTAAAAGTAAAAAGAGTATTTGCATATAGAAAAGTGTGAGATTAAACATTTGCTATATGAAATACTCAAATAACTTTAAAATATTTATATTTTCTATAAAGTTTAAATTTCAAGTATAGTTTTTATTAAATTTTTTAGAACATAAATTTATTTTTTTGTAGTTACAAAAAGGTTTTATTTAAAATAAAAAATTATTTTATTATTTTTTTAGCATAATTTTAAAAAATTATATTATAATCACTTTGAATTATTTCACATATAAGAAAGGTATAAAATGGGTATTTCAAGACGGAACTTTCTTAAAGGTTTAGCTGCAACCTCTGCAGTTGCTTCTGTAAATCCACTTATGGCGGCTGGAGAGACC
It contains:
- a CDS encoding L-asparaginase, which produces MAEAKPKIAILATGGTIAGSIDSAVATTGYTAGVVGVDVLIKAVPQIQDLADISGEQVANIDSSNMRDEIWLKLAKKINKLFDEGVDGIVITHGTDTMEETAYFLNLTVKSDKPVVLVGAMRPSTAISADGPKNLYNAVALAADKEAKNKGVMVAMNDKILSARGVSKTHSLNVDAFSSPDFGDLGYIVDGKVFFYNNISKAHTKNTPFDVSKLTSLPKVDILYTYSNDGSGIAAKALFDNGTKGIVVAGSGAGSIHEDQKNVLKELIKQGLDVVVSSRIAAGRVAVSDADKKLGFISAEDLNPQKARVLLMLALTKTNDSKKIQEYFLKY